From the genome of Rhododendron vialii isolate Sample 1 chromosome 10a, ASM3025357v1:
cggtCCTGCATAATACAAGACAGTGTACAAATTCAAGGGAAGAGTTCCACAGAATAACCAAAAAGGGAGATAATCTTACAATCCATCTGAGGCCAGGCAGTTTGGAGAAACTAGTATGCCGCCGAACAAAGGAGGTTTCATGAGTGATCCTAAATCTTGAAGGATCTGCGAGATCAAGATTAATCATCTACTTGGACACTTTATTttcgaccaaaaaataaaataaaagatatgCTTCAATGTTAGTTACCATTTGTAAATTCATATTCCAGTGAAGTAGTTTCTATCTCCCATGCTTTCCACTTCTTCATCTGTTAATACCGGTAAAACAAATAGTAAATCACAACTAATTACTTAgcagtaaaaattttaaattaattagAAATGAGTCTCTTATATTTTTTCTTCGCAGTAGAAAAGTTCGCAATTATAACATACTTTGGCCTGTGCTAGAGCCATTCCGATTACACTGTATAGGATGTGGAAAACTCCGAGTAGAAAGATGAAAATGTGCAGTTGGTGCACCCCTGATTGAGAAATCAATTGTATTTTGCCCTGCACATTCACAAACAAGGATCACATAACACAAGACATGCATGGGAAgtgaagtacttatttttctagATCTTTTAAGTGAAAAATGTAGATATACTTACATACACATAGTATTAGAACCGAAATCTGTCAGTTGGTGAGAAAACAAAGTGAAGCCGCCCAACTTAATTTCTAATGGAAGTTGCAAGCTGACTCAGTTGGGTGCTTGGCTAACTTCATCTAAGTCAAGGGTTCAATTCTTGACAACCAAAAACACCTCTAACCCCTAAAACTTATTGTACAAAAAAAAGACTATTTTTTGCTGCAGCACCAGAAAGGTGCACATCCTACTCACAATGATGCAAGCCCATAATTCTCCAGGCCCACCCCTTGTGAGTGTGCTGTTTGTTTTCGGTATGCAGATTTTGCTGCAGCACCCGAAAAATGCACATCATACTCACAGCTGTGTAGCCCCTGTGAGAATGATCTCAGTGTGCAGATTTTGTGCATATAGGTTTTCTGATATATCAGTGTCGAATTTTCCATACAACACAGCTACAGTTTTTTAACCTCAACCTCCAACATTTGTAATGAAACTAATGTTCATTCTTTCCTCATCTAATTTCCTCATTTTCTAACTCTGGAATTTTTGTAGCACATGAATCATGCGCGTAAAGCCTCTTGTCTAGATAAAAGTACTTGAACTTACATATTTAGAGCAGTAGCCTTCACCACCAGCAGGAGCAGAATTTCCGGCATACCACAGCAACTTTCTTCTGCTAAAGCCATCTTTGTTATATAATAACTTCTTGGACTCATGCTTACAAGGAAGCATGATATCTCCAAATTTGAGAGGGATGCATATCTTAGAGATTGGATTTGTACCAGCAGTTATGAGGAGGGATATGAATCCTAGAAGCATCAactctgcaatttttttttgttgttgatgagAATAGAATCATCACAGTCAAccaataaatttgaaaaaatatgtatgtagcatctctttTTTCCTTCGGGGTGGGATCCTTATCCCATGCTCTTtgcttgagaaaaaaaaaatgtaaacacAAGATATGATTTTTGGCGAGAGAGGATATACCCTCCCTTTATCCCTTCAGGATGCTTCAGATGATACTATGATGAGCACTATTACGAACAAGGATTTTCGGACATGATCCGGATAGAGATGTATCTGGAGCCGTCTAATGCACGTGAATCCTACATTAAAACCCACACACATCGGACAGCTGCGGATACATCTGTGTCCCAAGAATTTGCATGTTATGAAATCAAGTGTCATGCTGGGAGGCGGTAGAGACATGACAAATGGAAGCTCATGGTTGTTGGTAGTCGTTTATGCTAATAATcttaaaattttaacaaaagGATGTCCATTTTATTTATCAAATGGACATGATCAGGAATTTAGAAGACAATGGATTATGGTAAGGGACAGAgaaggagaggaaaaaaaaagataccaTCTTTAATCTTCTCCAAAGCCTCGGTCATGGCCTTCTTCTTGTGCTTTTGAAACCACTGTATCATTATGAAGAAATGAAAGTTACCAATTCAGAACAAATCCCTCCCAACATTTCAAATTACAGCGTACAAAAtctaccattttttttaatgcaagTGTAATTAGTCAGGCCATGAAAATGCCCTGCCAAGGACTCTAGAAGGTTTACAAACTACTAATTAGAACAGGACTGTAaaagacaccaaaaaaaattgtaccttTCCAAGAGAATGAATCCCATGTTCAATAAGAATTGAGATGATCACAAAAACTGCAGAGACCAGTGCAACAGCCCATGTTGGTGTCTCCTTCAGTGACCGATCTCCATACGCCCCAGACATTGGACTGCCTACCTTGACAacatatatatcaaaatttgattgagaaAAATGAACACGGTCTACAACGTCAAGCTATAGCCAGTTTATATAAAGGCACATCTGCATGTATCCCTAACTTTCAATGCATCAACAGAAAGACGGTGCCGCCTACTAtgaaaggaaagggaaaatttGGTCAAGAAAGAGCTATAAGGGTATGCTGAAATTGGAACAAGAGAACTATCACAATACTAAAAGTTAGGGAGAACCAAACTTCATGAATCTACTCCTGTTAACACCAATTTTACAAAGACTGTTATTTGattcaatcaatcaatcttaTTTGATTCAGCCTAACAACTTTTATTTTACCAAGACTGTTTTGGCGATGGTTCAAAGACTGTATACGTCATCTACATGAAACCGAGATAGTCACCTTCCAGAAAATTCTAACGATAACCTGCAATATGTCACAGTAGTTGtaaattgtatttttcatgCATTGCTCCCCACCACTTTTGGCTTCTTATTGCAAACGTGGACACTTAAGTAAGAGAATAATGGTCGATTTTTAGCAAAATGTGTTTCTGAATTCTCCCCCATTGGAACCACTTGTAGTTGTAAATTGCTAAAGCAGAGatataaaacaaacaaagctaCTTAAGTTTAATTGATGCGGATTCGCTAAAAGCTTAATCGAGGAGGGGTCACTCGGTAAACATGCCAAGCATggacaaattttgaaactcaaTAATATTTTGAGCTTACTCAATAAACTGAAGTGCACTCTTTGAGCGTATAATACTATAATAATCTAAGACCAAGTTGGTCTTGATTGGTGTGCATTTAAGATCTAGTCAGAAGATAAACAATTAAGTTTTGAACGCGTACTGAAACTTTTAAACTTTCAAGCCAAATTTGAGCAATCCACTACAGCACTACCTAACTGGTCCATAGCCCTTGTCAAAGTGATATTCTCAGGTTTTGTTGTTTGAGAACCCAAGACTTAGGCTACTATAATGCAATTTGACTGTTTAACGAACTCACAATGTTTCAGTGcaaattttcttttggaaatgtATGAGCTGATAAGTACACATTAGAATTCATGGATAACATATCTCTGAAAGAATTTGCTAGATTGACTCCACTTAGACATGGATTCAGATTCAAGTCACAAAATATAAGCAATCCCCCAGGTTGGTGCAGTGGTAGTCATCTGGCAACCAGGGGCCTCAGGAGGCTTTGGTCTAGGATTCGACTGCCACCTACGTGCTATCAATTCCTTGTTGGGCAAGTCCATGCTGCGCTTTGGCCCGGCTCTAATCAGGCCCCAAGAggatggtgggattggtccTCAGATTAGTCTAGTCATCGGGCTAGATAACGAGCTATCAAAATTCAAAGATCATAAACGTGACTTTCCAACAAAGGGTGGCAACTGGGATTTTTTGGGTGAAACGAAATTTTCCGCATCAAAATTGTTTTCATTGAATGATTAGCACTTAAATTCCGGTCAATGATGTCCTAATATTCACTGCTGTGGTTTAACTATTGACCCAATCAATAAGATCTATGTAAGAACAAATCAGCCACCCGAAAAGGCTTGAGCTGGACACTGGATAAAGGCATAAGAAGCATAGGACACTTATCTTGGCCTCTGGGTTCAAATCATATTGACTGTCCAAAAATGTGTAAGTAGTAACAAATACTGcatcaaaaaatatattcagTCTCCATCACTTAGTATAATATAATGTTGAGATCTCCCCACCTAACGCGTTAAGCATTTAAGTTGAACATaaatttctacatggtatcCAGAACTCATTCCATCCCACATTTGAAACATTTACTATACACACCAGAATGACGGAACCCCCCCAAAATTTCACAATTATAGACCTGAAAAAGGCTCGACTTGACAGAACTCAAACGCAACTGTACGTGAGGGGATGTCAAAGAGTAAATCCTACGTGAGTCATAAAATTGATGATCACTTAACATGTTGGGAACTCTTTGCCTAATAGCATTGGATACAAAGTAACATTTGGACACGAACTTGTGTAGGGAATAGGGATTCATGGATGGAggaaataaaaatgggacggaaaCAAAGAGAATAATGGAATAGGAGAACTGGGTTTCAAGTCATTGTCATTTCCCATACTCCTCTCACagtgatccaaacacaacctaagaCCTCGTTTGCTTGGCAGTGACATACTTTCgccgaaaaagaaaaactaactTACGTATCCAACTTGTGTTAAGTCATTTTCCGAAGCATGTTGCGGGACAGTTTATGTCACCGGAGTTTGTATCATCCCAGCGCCGGTGGCCGGTGAAAGAGGCTGGTACCCTGGCAGTGAAGTCGGTGGCTCCATTAATGGTTCCAGTGAGAGGTATTAAGGGAGAAATTGGCATGGTTATCAGAAATGATTcatgcacagcagctgtgcacagcggCCGTTTTCTTCTGCCTCGGgtcgcgcaaagatgatcggagccgctcattttgttcaaaataggtcgtttaaggtctctgtaaaaaatgagcttcgttcgatatcattagaggcgttaacaaaacacccaaaatcacttcagaatttaggctaaataatttacacaaaaaccttctctctctcaacaatgttttcaaaaaataattttaaaaaagtataactttcagatttttttttcctgtttttttcagaaaccctttttttttctttttacaaaaaacaactttttcaaaaaatttaaaaactgtaagtaaataaaatgtgtttttcaaaactcttttatagaaaactattttttacacaaaatctgtttttaaaaaactgtatttatagtttttaaaattttaaaattatttgtataaatacaattctttcaaaatttctcaaaattgtatttatagtttttaagtaaacaatatgtgtgtttttttgaaaagctgttttttgttttgaaaaacttttttttttgaactgtttttaacataaactgtttttttctttcaaaaattgctttttcaaaaaatatgcatgaaatgaagaaaaaaagtttggagggcccattggtgatgattatgggcaaaaaataaccaatgcgGGATTTTGTGGGTCTCATTATGGGTCctacaaaaatatttcaaaccaCGAGTTATTCTTAAAACGTCTTTTAATaggtttctgaaaaaaaacaactcaattCAATATTGGTGAGGGCTCTTTCATAATTTGTAAGGCGatttacaaattttgaaacaccCTACGAATTTCGAAatagctcttaccgatatcagaatatgctaatttttttaggaggccataaaaaaaattttaagaataacttgcacTTTGAATCTTCTTTGTAAAACCCGTAACAAGTCGGACAACCAGAACACATGCtatttatttttgtggggctcattcGGGTTctacaaaaatgattcaaactgcaaattattcttaatattttttttacgaGTTCCTGTAAAAATTAGCAAAATGTGCTATCAGTAAGGGTTGTTTTGGTATTCGTAGGGTCTCTATGAATACTAAAAGCGCCCCACGAATTCTGAAAGAGCCTTtaccgatattggattgagctaatttttttcaaaaacccataaaaaaatattttaagaataacttgcgatTTGAAACATTTTTGTAAGATCTGAAATGGtccccacaaaaataaaaaattaataccaACAGTggcctttatttttttcctcatgGCCAACGTCAAACAAAAACAGCGTTAAGGTTGGAATGGGGGCGTAAGAATCTGAAACGGTGCCGTTTGGGGGAGCAGCTGGCCGCTGCTGGCCCTTGCGCACAGCAGCCCCTTGAGTctctaaatagataattaaaatcTGAtctgacatattttgattattcacatttgcttatttcATTGCTGATGCTCTAAGCGAGCCAAGCTACTCGAGTATGAGCTCGTGTTTGTTCGTTAAAAGCTTGCTTAAGATTAGTTTGTTGCATaaccaaaccaagcttgaacatttgttttgaagctcgttaaaaTTTCAAGTCAAACTTAAATTAGTTACTACTCGACTCATTTGGcttattaaatataaaaaattcaagttacttGAGATTGGTTTATATTTGACTTAATTAAAACTCGTTCAAGATCGACTTGCCTCATAAACAGCTAAGCTTAGACATATTTTTAATGCTCGTTAAGTTATCAAACTAAATTTAATCAGCTACTTATTTGGCTCGTTTGTCTTATTTATCATCCGTGGATGTAGAAAAATCTTACATGGTTCGGGCTCTATCTAATTATGTATACAAAATTCAACCTCAGCTGTAAGACGACCACTAATAAATTTACTTACTCCGGACCATCTGGGTGGGATAAGCTGTTTCGATATCATCGAGGAacatttctctccctctccctctgaTATCGAAGaacagttctctctctctctctctctctctctctctctcacacacacacacacacataggcACAGGATGCCTGCTCTGTCGAGTTCAATCGTCTCAGTCAGAATCCCACGAACCGACTCACTGTCGGGTAAGCTTTACCTAACTTTCCTAGTCAACTTTTTTCATGTATCgtcgtcatcatcatcattgttGCCAATTTGATACGATCGATTTCACCGTCTTACCTTTTTCACATGGCCTATTCTGTTGAAATTTCTTGGCATTCCGTTGGGAAATTGACAGATCATATCTCCTCCAGTGTTATCAAATGCACATGACATTCCATTCTATGTAGTAATTTAATTTATGTTCCTCTACCTGTACATTACACATGTATATTGATTTGCGAGTTAATTTTGTCTATTTGGTTCCATGATTTTGATGAATTGCGAATCTAAGCTGCGGTTTTTTCTATGTGGATACTGcgtttgttcttttttgtaaGTGGCTATTTGAAGGTCATTGATTGACTATTATAAACCTTACCGAATAGCTAAGAATAGGGCTGATAAACCCAATGAGCCGAACAATTGATTGTTCAATCTTGGTTTGAATGCTTaacgagttttaaaaatatgGTCTTGCTAACCTCCTCCTAGTAGAGGATAATATGCCAACAATTCCAAacaagttcggatatcaatacaAATCTCACGgatatcaatacatttttttttggatatcaaTGCATCTTTTATCTATTATTCTCTGCCTTTAGGGTGGATGTTAGCATTTTCCTTACAAATATGTTTGAGCTTGACTTGTTTATGAGACAAACCAATGGGAAACAAGCTTTAATTGAGCCGATCACGAAGCGATGTCAGGTAGCTTGAATCTGTTAAAGATCATAAGAGGAACGGGCCAAGCAGTAGTTTGTTCAAGCTTGGGTCAAAAGCTTTACAAGCTTCAAAAATGTTTAAActtgatttgtttatgtaacaatccgatctcaaacgagcttttaacGAGCTCAAACTCGAGCGGTTTGCTTGTTTTATTAGAGCTAGCTAGGTGCCATTGCTAGAAATTATTTATGAAATGTCCAATTTAGGGGCGTCAGTTCTCTTATTTAATATATAACTTCCATGTTCAGAAGTGGTCTTAGTAGCGGCTATAATTTTCTGTGCGAAATTGCAATGTATGTTTATGTGCAAATGTTCAATCCCGTTTTACATCAACATAAGCTTTACATGTGTTTCAAATTTGGTTCTAGACAGTTTCTTTGTTGTCCTACTTGTCAACAACGATTCTATTCTTGGTGGATGTTGAATATTGGCACTTTAAAGTAACTAAAGGACCTTGTATTGATATTGTTTGGATGGAATGATAGGGAAGGGAAGTATTGGTAGGAGGGAAGGGGAAGAATGTTATGGGATGTAGGGGTTACTCTTCCTTGGCCGGTGCGCAGAAAACcttttttaattgtttgaacaagtttttgattttgtcctgAATTGATGCTATTACTATTCCTGAATTGATGCTATTACTATATCTTTCGAAAATATGGGAGTCTTGTACTGCCCCGCTTACACAAATTGTTTTTGCATCTGGGTGTTTTACTGTTTTATGAATAGATATTTAACGCAATGCTCCATGCTGTTGTAGCCATATAAGATATGATTAGATAAACTTTCCCTGCAATTCTTtaggacaattttttttgggggtgctCAGTATTTTCTCTATCTAACCAAAATATTATGTTAGGTTCTTCATTAATGCGAGTGAACCAATCTCTTGGCAGCGGAAAATTGTTTGTCAGTCCAACTGGCCTGGGAAAGGCAAAACCATTGAAGTACAGGAAGGCACTTACGGTGCAAGCAAGGTAAACTTCTGTTTTGAGCATTGATGTCTTGGTTCTTGGTTTCAGCCTCATTGCTTTGTTTTGTCTGGAGAAGCTATGAGGTTTTTTCATTGGTAACTTGGGTTCCATACTATCTGTTTTGTAATCCCAGAAAGGGGGGAACAATTATTTTGTTTTCGTCTGAAGAAAGTTCGAAGTGGGTATGGTCTTCCATCTCCTGTTTATCTGAATGTTTTGcataagtaaaatattttttttgggttttcacttttcagctTTGTCCTTGaaactgttttccaaatatTAGAGAAGAGAAACAATGTGCCTAACATGTCTATGTATGAAACAGAACAGCAAATTGTCACTAGGCTTGTTGAAGTCTGTAAACTTATGAATCATGCATACAGCTGGGAAAAAATGTCAGTGATAGCTTGTGAATGTGATCGTAAGAAACAATTGCAGCAGTACCAGTTTGGAATTCCTTTCCTAGTCAGAATGCACTCTATGTCCTGTCTTAGTCTGGCAGAAATCACTTCATGCACAGCAAGCtgcctgcctctctctctctctctctctctctctctctctctctctctctcatatggaCATACGACTGCACACACAAATTCGATGAATCCTGTTTCAGTTCTTGAGCATTTTGTTTCACTTGTCAGCATCAGCTGCTTCTCATGCTATGAAGTAATTATCTTGGATTAGACAATTATCAATTTCGGTGCATGTGCAGTAGGGATGATGGAGGACCAAGTAGTGCAAGTATCTTTGTTGGTGGCTTTGTATTGGGAGGAGTTCTTGTTGGAGCACTGGGTTGTATATATGCACCTCAGGTATGTGTGTAACTATtgaatccttttctttttttttctccgcTAGAGGTGGATTAATTTGAATGATATGGATAGGTGCTAGTAAAGAGGCCCACAATCCCCTAGCAAGAAATTATGAGCCCTTGTGGGACAAAATTATTTCTTGAGATGGACTACAATTTGACTGGAGTCATTGGACAATATGGTTGTGGGATTCATTTACCTTAAATTTGCTGCTACGAGACATACTATTTGCCACGCTCTCCATATGTAAATACTGGTTCACTCTTCCTCGTCTCCTATCATCACCTTTGTTGACCTTTTCGGTGTTGGAGAATAAGAAGCATGGAAACAGGAACAAACGCCGACACGACACAATACGGACGCTCAGATACGTATTTCTTCAAAAATTAGGACACAGACTCCTTGTGAACATATCGAATATCATATATTTTTATTGTCGATGTATCTTATGAATTTATATAGAAGACCAAAAATATTCTGTCTTACACATTAAGATAGAACCTGCAGATAGGATTACCATTATGAACATACAAATCAATGATCACTGTACAAGTGCTTTGTGTTCACAAGCTAAACATCCGTGGAAATTTTGACTCGGGACCAAGTTTTAAATATTACACCTTAATGTGTCCCGAGAGTGTCCTCAACGTGTCCACAATGTGTCtgagtaaaaaaaatagaacatcaAAGTTGGACATGTGGTAAGACTTTGCaagatagaattagaaacgaGAACATTCGCTAAATGGTAGATATAGCACCGATAAGAGATAAGTTGCGAGAaaaaggtggtttggacatgttTATTGTAGATCGACCAATGCGGTAATTAGGAAGAGTGATATGGTTACGGACTTACGGTTGAGGGTAATCCTAAGGGGAGGGTATACCCAAACTGACACAATGCCAAAGGGATATATGTAGCTGACttcaattgattgggacttaaggctctgTTGGGTTGGATTTGGTTTACAAGTACAAATTAACATGAACTAGAGCATGCACAATAATTGCTTTATCCAGACCAGCTAAAGATTAGCTTCAcctagggtaatgattgaatgACAACCTTCCCTTCAATCTAAGAAGTGCAGGCGCATGCTGATTTGTACACTCATCTTACTCACTCAATTGTTGATATGTACTTGGATTGGTTAGATAATCTTCCTCAAAAAGATCATCCTTTCCAATGGTCCTAGTATACTTTCTCCACTAGCTAGCAAGGATGTGATTGAAAGAACATGCTCTAATGATACCAAATTATCTTACAGATCAGTAAGGTGCTAGTTGGAGAGCAAAGAAAACAGCTGATGAGAAAGCTGCCAAAATTCATCTATGATGAAGAGAAAGCCTTGGAGGTGAGACATCAGTATTCCATTTAGCGTCGATATTAAATGTGTATTTCCTCTCAGAGCTGATGACTAGAGCATCTGGCCGAGATTTATCATGACCAAGTTAATCTTTTAAACCTATGCTACTCTAACCTATGGGATTGGGGGATGGGGCAGGTGGGGTTTGAAACCACCACAGGCTATTTGCTATCATCTCTTGTTTTAAGTATACATGGTAGTTATAATATGTACGTGTTCTTGCCATTGGTTCACTATTCACTCATTTTCTTGCTTTTAATGATTTGACGAGAACAGAAGACCCGCAAAATACTGACTGCAAAGATTGAGCAGCTTAACTCTGCCATAGATGAAGTTGCCTCACAGATTCATGGCGATAATACCCCAAAATCAACGAAATCAAAGAGAGCCCCAGTAAGAATTAAACCAGAAGAAGAAGTCGAGGATACCACTGACTATTATATTGTGTGAAGTTTCGAGGAACTCAAAAGTTGGTCTCTGTTTACTGTATTGTGGATGGGAATGTATGAAACCAATCTTCATTGTGAAGGTATCCTTATGCAGATCAAGTTTCTGGGATGATGCCTCTTTATTCGCATTTTCTTATAGATTTGCCTGaataattttttacacaaaccATATGCTTTGAAGCCTTGAACAATTGTGGTTTTTGTAGTCATGAGTGGTTTGTTTTCTTGTAAGCTGTTACGAGTGTTCTCTCTGGGTTATTCATAGTTGAAGGATGATGAAATTTCAGGCTGTCGATTTTTAGGAATGAGATTGGTGTTCTTTTTCACATTTCTAGCCCGGATTGGAAGCTTTCGTTGCTTGTATTAAGGGCCTGTCTGGCCGCTCTGTTAATGCATTTTGGATTTTGCATTTTTCAGGTTTTGACCCTTTTTTTGAGAATGGATTCTGACATTCTGTCAAAATGCATAATAAGTAATGAACTGCAGAATGCAGAGTCTAAAAATCTGAGTTCTGCTCCTCTCCAATCCCTATGGAATCCAAAGGTCAAAATGAATCCTTTATCTAAACTGCCATGGGAAATGAGGAACGGACCCAGGTTATTTATCCAGGGtggcaaaaaatattttaggcGCAAAATTGACAAACacgaaagaaaaaattgaataaagacaaaaacaagaaaaaattccaaaaaaataaattaggcgtaaaattaacaaacacgaaaaaaattgaataagaataaaaataagaacaaacccCAAAATAGTTggtggaagaaagaaaaattctcTCTCATGCCCCCCTTTTTTGGCTAATTAATCTTTTTGGGTCTCAAAGTATTGTGACTTGCAAATAGAGTGGAATGTAGTTGGTAGCTCTTTTATACTTACATGCATATGGGTAGAGTTTGATTTCCGTAAGTATCTATCTccttgtcaaattttttaaaatagagtAGATTATatttaacgaatgacaaaaaaaaaaaaa
Proteins encoded in this window:
- the LOC131304889 gene encoding uncharacterized protein LOC131304889 isoform X1, translating into MPALSSSIVSVRIPRTDSLSGSSLMRVNQSLGSGKLFVSPTGLGKAKPLKYRKALTVQASRDDGGPSSASIFVGGFVLGGVLVGALGCIYAPQISKVLVGEQRKQLMRKLPKFIYDEEKALEKTRKILTAKIEQLNSAIDEVASQIHGDNTPKSTKSKRAPVRIKPEEEVEDTTDYYIV
- the LOC131304889 gene encoding uncharacterized protein LOC131304889 isoform X2, whose translation is MPALSSSIVSVRIPRTDSLSGSSLMRVNQSLGSGKLFVSPTGLGKAKPLKYRKALTVQARDDGGPSSASIFVGGFVLGGVLVGALGCIYAPQISKVLVGEQRKQLMRKLPKFIYDEEKALEKTRKILTAKIEQLNSAIDEVASQIHGDNTPKSTKSKRAPVRIKPEEEVEDTTDYYIV